A window of Methanothrix sp. contains these coding sequences:
- the moaA gene encoding GTP 3',8-cyclase MoaA, with product MVLIDPYGRKVTGLRMSVTSRCNLRCIYCHHEGEMPADREISREMAVNVVSAASRLGMRSVKITGGEPLMRTDLEEMIAGFKEVAPGIEISITTNGVYLKERADRLAAAGLSRANISLDSLDPERYRRITGAREGDLERVLCGIESALISGLRPVKLNMVVLRENECEIPDMIEFSRKNGIILQLIELLGDGPKGDLESVERMLEAEADGVLTREMHRRRKYFIKGAVVEIVRPMDNTEFCAHCNRLRVTSDGRLKPCLLRNDNLLEIGSTDPDEIEMLIVEAVRRRAPFFDGRAHAGR from the coding sequence ATGGTCCTCATAGACCCATACGGACGTAAGGTCACAGGTCTGCGCATGTCAGTTACATCCAGATGCAATCTCAGATGCATCTACTGTCATCATGAGGGTGAGATGCCGGCAGATCGCGAGATCTCCAGGGAGATGGCGGTGAATGTGGTGAGCGCTGCATCACGTCTCGGCATGAGGAGTGTTAAGATAACTGGAGGAGAGCCGCTGATGCGCACTGATCTTGAGGAGATGATAGCCGGATTCAAGGAGGTCGCGCCCGGGATCGAGATCTCGATCACCACCAATGGTGTATATCTGAAGGAGCGGGCTGACCGGCTCGCAGCAGCCGGGCTCTCGAGAGCTAACATAAGCCTGGACTCGCTGGATCCTGAGAGGTACAGGCGCATCACCGGCGCCAGAGAGGGCGATCTGGAGAGGGTTCTCTGCGGGATTGAGTCTGCTCTGATCTCGGGATTGCGACCTGTAAAGCTCAACATGGTCGTTCTGAGGGAGAACGAGTGCGAGATCCCGGATATGATCGAGTTCTCCCGGAAGAACGGCATTATCCTCCAGCTCATCGAGCTGCTCGGGGATGGGCCGAAGGGTGATCTGGAGAGTGTTGAGAGGATGCTTGAGGCTGAGGCGGATGGGGTTCTGACGAGAGAGATGCACAGGCGCAGGAAGTACTTTATTAAAGGCGCTGTTGTTGAGATCGTCAGGCCCATGGACAACACTGAGTTCTGCGCTCACTGCAACCGGCTAAGGGTGACCTCCGATGGAAGGCTGAAGCCATGCCTCCTGAGAAACGACAATCTGCTGGAGATAGGATCGACGGATCCGGATGAGATCGAGATGCTGATCGTGGAGGCTGTGAGGAGAAGAGCGCCGTTTTTCGATGGAAGGGCACATGCAGGCCGCTGA